Within Synechococcus sp. NB0720_010, the genomic segment AGGCTGGATCCCGGTTGATGGCTCTTGAGCACTCTGCGCTGGAGTCCCTCCCGACGGAGCTTGAGACAACCTTCAGTCGCGGTGCCCTGATCGGATGGCAACCCTCCGGGAGTCGAGAGATCCTGCCTGAGGAACCCTTCCTCGCCCTGCAGCGGCGCCTGGTGCTGGCGCAGTGCGGGCGCATTGACCCCGAGTCATTGGAGGAGGCCGAGGCAGCCGGTGCCTACCTCCAGCTGCGGTGGGTTCTGCAGGAGAACGATCCCCTGGCCATCATCGAGCGCGTCAGGCGCAGCGGGCTACGGGGTCGCGGAGGCGCCGGCTATCCCACGGGTTTGAAATGGGCCGCCGTCGCCGCCATGCCGGGGGACTCCAAGGTCGTGGTCTGCAACGCCGATGAGGGCGATCCCGGTGCCTTTATGGATCGCACGGTGATGGAGGGAGACCCCCACACCCTGCTTGAGGGGATGGTGATTGCAGCCTTCGCTGTGGGGGCAGAGCGGGGATGGATCTATGTCCGCGGTGAATACCCCCTGGCGATTGAGCGGTTGCGGCGGGGAATCGAGCAGGCCAGGCAGAGCGGTTGGCTTGGTGGCTCGGTGGGCGCTAGCGGCTTCCGTTTTGATCTGGAGCTTCGCGTGGGAGCCGGCGCCTATGTCTGCGGAGAGGAAACCGCCTTAATCCATTCGATCGAGGGACGGCGGGGTGTGCCCAGACCCCGTCCGCCCTTTCCGGCAGAGCAAGGGGTCCATGGATTCCCCACACTGATTAACAACGTCGAAACCTTCGCCAACATCCCTGCGTTGTTGCGTCTGGGACTGGAGGCCTACGGCCAAGGCACCAAGGTCTTCTCCCTGACAGGCCACGTGCAACGCAGTGGAGTCGTCGAAGTGCCCATGGGCACGAGCCTGCGCACGATTGTGGAGACGATGGCCGGTGGCCCAAAGAACGGCCATCAGATCAAGGCGGTCCAGACCGGAGGGCCATCGGGGGGCTGTGTTCCCGCCAGCCACCTGGACACCCCTGTGGATTACGAGAGCCTGCGTGAGCTCGGCACGATCATGGGCTCGGGCGGGATGGTGGTGATGGATGACACCACCGACATGGTGGATCTGGCTGCCTTCTTTATGGCCTTCTGCCGAGAAGAGTCCTGCGGCAAATGCATCCCCTGCCGCTGCGGCACGGTCCAGCTGGAGATGCTGCTGCGCAAGCTGCTGGCCGGCCATGGGACAAGCTCCGACCTAAGCCAGTTGGAGAGCCTCTGCCACACCGTTAAAGAGGCCAGTTTGTGTGGATTGGGCCAAAACGCGCCCAATCCAGTGCTGAGCAGCCTGCGTCATTACCGGGGCGACTTTCTCGCCTTGCTGCAGAGGGACCGGCGCCCATGAGCATCGTCACCCTGCGCATTGACGACCGCGATGTAGCGGTCTCATCCGGAACGACTCTCTTGGCGGCCATCCGCTCCGAGGGCCTCTCCGTTCCCACCCTTTGCGCTCTCGAGGGGGTGTCAGCGGTGGCGGCCTGCCGTCTCTGCCTGGTGGCGCTGGAAGGAACAGAGAAGCTGCAGGCCGCTTGTGTCACCAGTGTGCAGGAGGGGATGAGGGTCAAGACCAACACCCCGCAATTGGAGGAGATCCGACGTTCGGTGATCGAAATGCTGTTCACCGAGGGGAACCATGTCTGTGCGATCTGTGTCGCCAATGGGGATTGTGAACTTCAGGACCTGGCGGTGCAGGTGGGCATGGATCACAGCCGCCTCCCCTATCGATTTCCAGAGCGGTCAGTGGATCTTTCCCACGCGCGATTTGGCTTGGATCACAACCGCTGCATTCTCTGCACCCGTTGCGTTCGGGTATGCGATGAAGTGGAGGGCGCCCACGTCTGGGATGTGGGCTGGCGGGGCGAGCAGTGCCAGATCATCTCCGGCCTGGCTGAGCCCTGGGGGGAGGTCCAGGCCTGCACCGATTGCGGCAAGTGCGTGGAGGTCTGCCCCACCGGTGCCCTCTTCCACAAGGGGGACAACAGCGCAGAAAAGCACGGTCATCCAGAGCGGCTCCAGGCCCTGGTCGAGGCACGCACCCATCAGCACTGGCAGCCATGAGCACCTCCTCCCCCCGCAAGCGTCTGGCCACGGTTTGGTTGGCGGGTTGTTCGGGCTGCCATATGTCGTTTCTCGATCTCGATGAATGGCTCCTGGAGCTCGCCGAGCAAGCCGACATCGTCTACAGCCCGGTGGGATCGGACCAGAAGCTCTATCCCACAAATGTCGACATCGCCCTCGTGGAGGGAGGGGTCGCCAACGAGGACAACCTGGAACTGCTGCTGCAGGTGAGGGCCAACTCACAAATCCTGGTGAGCTTTGGCGATTGCGCCATCACGGCCAACGTCCCAGGGATGCGCAACATGCTCCAGGGCGCCGATCCCGTGCTCCGGCGCGGCTACCTGGATCTAGCCGACAGCAGCGCCCAACGCCCCCATGCACCAGGTCTCATCCCTGAGCTCCTCGATCGGGTCCTGCCAGTCCATGAGTTGGTCGCCGTGGAGATGTTCCTGCCGGGATGTCCGCCCAGTGCGGCGCAGATCCGATCAGCGCTAGAGGCACTGCTGCAGGATCAGCGGCCTCCGCTCCAGGCCAACCGGGAGATCCGTTTTGGCTGAAGCGAGCCAGCAACGGCGCCGGATTCAGATCGATCCAGTGACCCGAATCGAAGGTCACGCCAAGATCTCGATCCAGCTCGATGCCTCGGGGGCGGTGGAGACGGCCCGCTTCCACGTCACTGAATACCGCGGTTTTGAGACGTTCTGCGAGGGCAGACCCTTCACCGAGATGGCCGCCATCACGGCCCGGATCTGCGGGATCTGTCCGGTCAGTCATCTGCTGACCGCAGCCAAAACCGGAGACAAGATCCTCGGGGTCTCGATCCCCCCTACGGCGGAGAAGCTGCGCCGCCTCATGAACTTGGCGCAGATCACCCAATCGCACGCCCTGTCCTTCTTTCACCTCAGCAGTCCCGATTTCCTCTTGGGCTGGAACAGTGATCCGGCACGACGCAACATCTTTGGTCTGATCGCGGCGAACCCTGATCTGGCCCGCAGTGGAATCCGCCTACGTCAATTCGGCCAGGGCGTCATCGAGGCCTTGGGGGGGCGCAAAATCCATGCCGCCTGGGCCGTCCCGGGGGGAGTACGCAGCCCGTTAGCGATCGAGACCCGCGATCAAATCCGAGCCGGACTGCCCGAGGCCTTCGCCGTTGTCGAGCAGGGGCTGAGGGTGTTCAAAGAGTTGCTCGATCGTCAACTGCGTGAAGAACTCGAGGTCTTTGGCCACTTTCCCTCGCTCTTTGTGGGGTTGATCGGCCATGGCGATCGCTGGGAGCACACCAGTGGATCCCTCTGCCAGGGCATCCGGGTCATCGATAGCCAAGGTGGCGTGCTTGCCGATGGCTTGCGGGAAGACGACTACGCCTCCTTCATCGCCGAAGCGGTGGAACCTTGGAGCTACCTCAAATTCCCCTACTACCGGCCCTTAGGCCTGGAGGCCGGGAGTTATCGCGTCGGCCCCCTGGCCCGGCTGAACCTCTGCACGCGGATTGGCACGGAACGGGCCGATCGCGAGTTGCTGGAGTTCCGCCAACGGGGGGGGCGCGTGGTGACGGCCTCGTTCCTCTATCACCTGGCTCGCTTGGTGGAGATCCTGGCCTGCCTTGAGCAGATGGAGCAGCTGATGGATGATCCCGAGCTGTGCTCCCCCCACGTGCGCGCCCGAGCAGAGGTCAACTGCCTGGAGGCCGTGGGCGTGAGTGAGGCACCCCGCGGCACCCTGCTGCACCACTACCGGGTGGATGCCAATGGGCTGATTGAGAAGGTGAATCTGATCATTGCCACCGGCCAGAACAACGGGGCGATGAATCGCACGGTGACCCAGATCGCCAGGCATTACCTCACCCCAACGCAGACCCAGGCGGCCCAGCTCAACGAGGCACTGCTCAACCGCATCGAAGCGGGGATTCGTTGCTTCGATCCGTGCCTGTCCTGCAGCACACATGCCGCAGGAGCCATGCCCCTGCAGGTGCAGCTGTTGAGTGCAGAGGGAGATCTACTCCAGGAGCTGACACGCGAATGAGCACTGCGCTGAAGCCCCTTGTGATTGGCATCGGCAACCTGCAGAGGGGTGATGACAGCGCCGGCTATCGCATCGCTGCTGCCCTGCAGGACGAGTTAGCGGTGCCCTGCCGGGTGATTGCGAGCCACCAGCTCATGCCGGAGTTTGCGGAGCCGATTGCCACCGCAAGTCGGGTGTTGTTCATCGACTCCACCATCGATCCCGAACGATGTTCGCGCTGGTCCTCTCCCCAACTCGAGCCCCTGGGGTGCCTCCCCCTGACGAAGACGTCCTTGAGCCATCAGGGCACCCCCCACGATCTCTTGGCCCTGGCTGAGGCCTTGTACAGCTCGCGACCACCGGCCTGGCAGCTACTGATCCCCTCCCTGCATTGGGAGCATGGAATGGAACTCTCCCCCTTGACCTCAACAGCAGCGGCCATGGCCGTGCCCCTGGTCCGCGCCTGGGGATCAGGTCATGCATGAGTTAGCGCTGATCGATGAGCTCTGCCGCATCGCCCAACAGGCGGCCAGGGATCAGGGAGCCAGCACGATCCATTCGCTCCTGTTGCGAATCGGCAACCTCTCCGGCGTGGATGCGGAAGCGTTGCGTCAGGCCTTTGCCGTGGTGGCGACAGCCCCCCCCTGGAGCAGCACTCGTCTTGAGCTGGAGGTGGTGAGAACCCGTTGTTTCTGCGCTCACTGCCGCGAGGCCTTTCGGCCAACGGATCTGATTCATCAGTGCAGCCGCTGCGGTGCGCTCTCCATCGACGTTCTCGAGGGCCGCGAGCTTGAGCTGGTTTCGATGGAGGTCTCCTGATGTGTGGCCAGTGCGGCTGTGAGCAGGGTGCTCCACTCACACCAGAGCCAACGCGGATCGTTCTCCAACGCAACCTGCTGGAGCGCAATGAGCAACAGGCCTTGCACAACCGAATCCACTTCGAGCGACACGGTTTGCTCGCGGTGAATCTGGTCTCCGCACCGGGATCAGGCAAGACCGCCTTGCTCGAGCAGCTGGCGCGCCAGTGGCCGCGACCACCCATCGGGGTGATCGTTGGCGATTTGGCCACCGATAACGACGCCCAGCGTCTGAAGAGTGCAGGGGCACGCTCTGTGCAGATCCAGACAGGCGATCTCTGCCATCTGGAGGCTGATCTGGTGGCTCGCGCCTTTGATCAGCTGGAGACCAGGGGGATGGATCTCTTGATGATCGAGAACGTCGGCAATCTCGTCTGCCCCACGGCTTTTGCGTTGGGGGAACACCTGCGGATCGCCTTGATCTCGGTCACCGAGGGTGAGGACAAACCCCTGAAATACCCGACCCTCTTCAAAAGTGTCGATGCAGTGCTGATCAACAAGATCGACCTGGAGGAGGTGGTGGGCTTTGATCGCCGCGCCGCCCTCGCCAATCTCAGGGACACGGCTCCCCAGGCAGAGGTCTTTGCCATCTCTGCTCGATCGGGAGTCGGGGTAGAGGCTGTCATGGCCTGGCTGCAGGATGAGCAGCGGAACTGAGTGGGCGCTGCAGCTGCAGCTCAGTGGGCGGGTGCAGGGCATTGGGTTTCGCCCGGCCATCCATCGCAGGGCCACACGACTGGGGCTGGGTGGCTGGGTCGCTAACAACACAAGCGGCGTGATCCTGGAGCTGCATGGCTCGAGGCCTCAACTCGAGGTGTTTCTCAAACAGCTGCTGAGGGATCCCCCAACACACAGTCGGATGGACCAGGTGCAGCCGGGTTGGCGGCAGATCCCCTGCGGCAAGCGACCGTTCCGGATTGTGCCCTCCCAGCCGTCACCGGGTTCCTCGGCACTGATCGCACCAGATCTGGCCCTCTGCAGGGCATGCCTGGCCGAGCTTCTGGATCCGAGCAACCGACGCTTCGGCTATCCCTTCATCAGTTGCGCCCAGTGCGGACCGCGCTACAGCCTCCTGCAGACGTTGCCGTTTGAGCGGGACAACACCAGCTTCTCCGCCTTCCCGCCGTGCCCCACCTGCGCTGCGGAATACGCCAATCCCGAGGACCGCCGCTTTCATGCTCAGACGATTAGCTGCCCGGCCTGCGGACCAAGCCTGAGCTGGAACCAAAGGATTGCGGACTACGGGGAAGGCCTGCAGGCCGCGACGCAGCTACTGCGGGCAGGCGGCATCCTCGCCCTGCAGGGGGTCGGTGGCTTTCAACTCCTGGCTGATCCAACCCACGGCCAAGCGTTGGCCAGGCTGCGGAGCAGAAAGGGGCGGCCTGAAAAACCCCTGGCCCTACTGAGCAGCAGAGTAGCGCTCGAGGAGATCTGTCGACCATCAGAGCCTGAACTGGAGCTCTGGCAGTCCCCTCTCGCCCCGATCGTGCTGATGCGCCGTAGCCCTGATGCTGGTGTGGATGCACGGGTGGCGGGATCAAGTCCCTGGTTGGGGGTGATGCGCCCGGCCAGTGGCTTGCAACAGCTCTTGCTCGAGCACGTTGATTCCCCCTTGGTCTGCACCAGCGCCAATCGTTCCGGGGAGCCGATTGCGGCCGATGTCAACGCCGATGAGGCCTTGCTCGCCTCCCTGGCGGATGGTGTGCTGAGTCATGGATTGCGCATCGTCAACCGCATCGACGACAGCGTGATGCGCTGGGCCGCCGGTGCCCCCCTAGTGCTGCGGCTCGGGCGTGGTCTCGCGCCCCTCGCCCTTCCAACCCAAGCCCAGCCATGCTCCGCTCCGGTGCAACTGGCCGTGGGTGCACAAGTCAAAGGTGCTTTTGCGCTACAGCTGAAGACGCATCGGGTGTTGAGCCCCGATCTTGGTGATCTCTCCAGTCGCTGCGGTGCCGAGCATTTCGAGAGCACTAGCCGCACCTGGATGCGGCGCCACGCCGTCACTCCAAGGTGGATTGTGAGTGATCGCCACCGGAGCTACAGCTCCAGTGCCTACGCCGAACACCTCAGCCAGTCCCTTCCAGCGAGGCGACTGCAGGTGCAGCATCACCAGGCCCATCTGCTGGCGGTGATGGCCGAACACGGCCTGAGCGGAGCGCAATGCGGACTGGCCTGGGATGGATCTGGACTTGGAGATGACGGCACGATCTGGGGCGGGGAAGCCCTGGAGCTTGAAGGCGACGGCTACCGGCGGGTCGCCACCCTTCGCTCATTCCCATTGCCAGGAGGCGAGCGCGCCCTACGGGAACCGCGAAGGGCGGCCCTGGGGATGCTGCTGGAGGCCTATGGACCCAACTGGCGAGCCAGGCTGCAGCCACTGGAGACGCCCTGGTGGTCCGCATTCCCTGAGGCGGATCGTGCGCTACTGGAACAGAGCCTGGTCTGCGGTGTGAATCGCCATCGCTGCTCCAGCATGGGGCGGCTGTTTGATGGCTTCGCGGCCTTGCTTGGGGTGCAGCAAACCTGCAGCTTCGAGGCCCAGGCGGCGATGGCACTCGAGGGGTTGGCGACCCAGGCACTGGAGAGGGGAGAGGCCTCGCCGACTTACCCCCTGCCGCTGGAGTGGTCTGCCGCTGAAGGGATCTGGGTGTGGAACTGGGCGCCACTGCTCGAGGCCGTTCTGAATGGCTTGGGGGAGCACATCTCCCCGGCCGCGCTCTCACTGGCGTTTCACCAAAGCCTGGCCCAGGCGGTCGTGAACCTGGCGCAGTCCCAGGGCGTTGATCAACTGCTTCTGGCGGGGGGCTGCTTCCAGAACAAGTTGCTCTTGGAACGTTGCGTTCTGGGCCTGCAACAGGTCGGTGTCCGTGCGCTTTGGTGTCAGCAACTGCCCTGCAATGACGCCAGCCTCCCGATCGGTCAGCTGCTGGCTGTGCCGCAGATCTGAGGCAGCGGCCAACGGGCGCCAAAACCCCATATAGAACGAGCTGAACGCCACTAGGAAGGCATGTGCCTGGCCGTCGCTGGTGAGTTAGTCAGCAGCAATCACCACCCCGACCCCCTCTGGCGTGTGGGGGATGTTTCCTTTGCAGGGGTCCTGCGCCAGGTCAGCCTGGCCTGCGTCCCGACGGCTCAGATCGGGGACCAGCTGCTGGTGCATGTCGGGGTGGCTCTGAAGGTGATGGAGCCGGAGCGATGAGGCTGCAGCTGGGCAGATGAGTGAATGCGTCGCTTTGCTCGAGCAAATACGGGGCTGCTGCAGCCAGCGCTGGACAGTGATGGAGGTCTGCGGCGGTCAGACCCATGCCCTACTGCGCCATGGGCTGGATCGGCTGCTGGAGGACTCGATCGAGCTGATCCACGGGCCTGGCTGCCCGGTCTGTGTGACAGACAGCGAACGCATTGATCAGGCCATTGCTTTGGTCAAAAAGCCTGAGGTCACGCTCTGCTCCTACGGCGACATGCTTCGAGTGCCTGGTAGCGATGGGAGCAATCTGCTGGGGTGCCGATCGGAAGGTGCCGATGTACGCGTGATCTACTCCCCCCTTGATGTGCTGGAGATCGCAAGGCGGGAAACGGATCGTCAGGTGGTGTTTCTGGCGGTGGGCTTTGAGACCACGGCCCCCGCGACGGGCCTACTGGTTCAACAGGCCCATAAGCAGAGGCTCACGAATCTTCGACTGTTGATGGCCCATGTCCGGGTTGCGCCAGCACTGGATCAATTGCTCGGGGACCCGGCCTGCACTGTGCAGGGCTTACTGGCTGCTGGACACGTCTGTGCGGTCATGGGAGAGGCTGAGTACGTGGATCTGGCGGCGCAACACAGACGCCCGATCGTGATGACTGGGTTCAGCCCGGAGGCATTGCTACGAGGGATTTTGTGCTGCATCAAGCAGCTGGAGGAAGGACGCCATGACCTCAGGAATGCCTACGAGGCGGTCGTCGATCAGGGGGGGAACAGGGACGCTCGCCGGTTGATTGAGACCGTCTTTGAACCCGTCGACAGGGTGTGGCGAGGTCTCGGGGTCATCGGCAAAGGCGGATATCGGTTGCGTGACCCTTATTCAGCTCTGGCGATGGAGCCGGAGGAGCTGGACGGACAGCCCTACGGCAATGGGCAATGCCCAAGTGGTCAGGTTCTCAGGGGCTTGATGCGGCCAGGCGAGTGTCCAAGCTTTGGAGACGCCTGCACTCCCGCTCACCCATTGGGGGCACCGATGGTCTCAAGCGAGGGGGCCTGTGCCGCCTATTTCAGGTTTCATCACTGAGCGATGCAGCCACCCGACGGAAGAATCCAGATGGGGCATGGGGGTGGCGGCCGCCTAATGCGGGAGCTGATCACCGAGTTGGTGGTGCCAAAGCTCGGCCACCAGAAGAACGTCCTGCATGATGCGGCACTCCTCTACACACCCGGCCCGCAACTGGCGTTCAGCACAGACTCCTATGTGGTGAGGCCCTTGTTCTTCCCCGGGGGAGACATCGGACGACTTGCGGTCTATGGAAGCGTGAACGACCTGGCCATGGCGGGGGCAAGACCACTCGCCCTGAGCCTGTCGCTGATCATCGAGGAGGGTCTTGAAGTCGACTGTCTGGCTCGGGTGATCGATTCAGTGGGCGAGGCCTGCCGAGGCATCGGCGTGGAGGTGATCACCGGAGACACAAAGGTGGTGGAACGGGGAAAGGGTGATGGGTTGTTCATCAACAGCACAGCCATTGGAGTGGTGGAACACCCGCTGAACATCAGTCCAAGCGCCATCAGGCCAGGTGATGCCGTCATCGTCAGTGGCGACCTTGGGCGCCACGGAGTAGCCGTGCTGTCGGCGCGCGCTGAGTTGGGTTTGAGGAGCCCAATCGAGAGTGATCTGGCCTGCCTGCTGGAGCCGGTGATGGAGCTACTGGCAGCCGGAGTGGAGCTGCACTGCCTTCGTGATCTGACGAGGGGGGGCTTGGCGAGTGCAAGCGATGAGATCGCAAGAAGTGGTCAGTGCACCCTGCAGCTCGAGCAGCAGCGCATTCCAGTGCATCCAAGCGTGAACGCGGCCTGCGAGGTCCTTGGGCTCGATCCAATAGCAATGGCGAACGAGGGTCGGATGCTGGTGATCTGCCCTGCCGGGCAGGTGGGTCTTGCCTTGACGGTGCTTCAGCGATATCAACCAGAAGCAGCAAGGGTTGGCACGGTTGGAAAGAGATGGGCCGATGGATCATCTCTAGACGTGCGCTATCCGGTCAGCTTGATCAGCGAGCTGGGGGTGAATTGCCCAGTGGTTCTCGCTGAAGGGGAGCAGATACCGAGAATCTGTTGAGCGCAGAGGGACGTGAAACGGAGAGATCGGCTGCAGATGCAATGCAGATGTGATCAAAAACGAAAAGAGCAAAGAATCAAAGTCACACTTGAGTGATGCTTGAAGGACCTCGTGGACAGACCGATCACAGTGCAGCTCAACAAACAGGAAGCGCGACTACTCTTCAACACAATCCAGGCGAGATCACGTTATCGGCCAATAAAGCACCCCTACGGCCGGGTGGTATGGCAACCGTGGATGGGGGTGCTGCTAAAGAAACTCAGCCAGGCATTGGCCGAGGAAGGAGTCGTAGACGCAGCGTAGAAAGAAGCGTGGTGCCAACCAACATCAAAGAAGAAGTGAAAAGCTGACCACAAGCGAGCAGAAGGTAACGCTCAACGCCGCAATGATGCCGCGATTCCGGAAGGAAATAGGCGAGGCGAAGAATGAAACCAAGAAACAGAAGAACGCGTGCAAGACTGCCCGGGCTGGGCCAGGCAAAAGCACGTCCGAAGGCCAAGAAGACGAAGGTGCAGCAAATCAGATTCGATGGCGCGGGAGATCGGATACAGGGGAGGAGAAAGAGGGCGGTCAATGACTAGAAAGAAGTCGAGAGAGGATCGCTCATGTACAGAACGAACCTGTGCGACTACCACCATCACGTCACAAAGACAGGCCATAGCATTCACCACCGCGGCTACATAGAGTCCTTCCTAGTCAAGACAAACGGGCAACAAGGAAGCAGTGTCGACTTGAAATGGAGAAGGTCAAAGACGGCCCCGATCGGCCTCAATGACGAAAACCACAGAGCCCGTGGGACACAAACAGGGGCGCTCCAAACAGGGCGTCCAGGAAGACGCTGATCACCAAGAACCGTTGCGGTGCGATCGAACTCAAGGAAAGGCAGCGACGTCAGGGGAGCCTGCCGTGGCGGCAGGTCCCGCGGTGGTGCAGATTGGATGTAGACGCACCCAAGGGATGCCATGTCTGCGGCAGGGCTACGGGGAACAGCTAAAAACGGCTGGGGAATAACAGGGGTTCTTCTTGGCACATCGGTACTGGTACACACCCAGGTCGACAGCCGTTACCTGAGTGACTTCGCTCTGCGATCACCGCCATGGGCGTTCTTGGTAGCAGTTGCAGGGATATTGGTGCTGAACCATTGGCAGGAAAGCCTTCTCCTGATTGCGTCCATGGGCATGCAAGGATCGTTCCTGATCACTCAGGAAATCGACCTAACGCAAAACGAATGGACTCTGTTGGTCCTGCGCCGGCTTGTATTGGACGCGGTGTGCATCTGGGCTGCATATTTGAGAAGCCAACTGGAGCAGAAGCACTCCGAGCAGGTGAAGCAGCAAGGCCGCCTGCAATCAAAGCTGGAGCAAAGCCTGAGAGCCTCAATACTTGCTCATGAAATACGGCAACCGCTGAGTCACGTAATTATTGAGTGCAAATTACTGTGCTTCCGCACAGCACAGAAATCTGATTTACCAACAAAAGTCAGAACAGAGATCAGACAAATCCAGCAAAGCGCCGAGGAGGTCGATCAGCTGGTGGGAACAGTCACACGCCTATTGCGAGAGGACAAGAAGAGTTTCGAAACAGTCGACGTAACAAGTTTGGTTGAAAACCGCTTAAAAAGGTGGAAGCACAAAGAAGAGAATACCAAGATCGATATTGAGTTCAAACGCAGCATGAACCATCAATGTGTACACGGGGACAAGGATCAGCTCCTAATAGCGGTCGATAATCTACTGAAGAATGCAAGCGATGCCGCCAATAAGAACTACAGACGAAAACGTAGGATTCAAGTCTCGGTTACTCGAAAGAGAGGCAATGTCCTGTTGCAGGTCGCCGATAGCGGGAAGGGACTGCCAAGCAAGAGAAGTCAGGAACTACTCCTTGAGAGCAAGGGCGACAGTGGGATGGGCGTTGGAATTTTGTGTGTAGAGACAATTGCTTTAGGGCACAGCGGGGAGCTCATCCTGGGCAGCTCCAAACAACTTGGCGGTGCACAGATATGCCTGAGTCTTCCAGCTAATCCATGTGCCCCCAGCGCCAACAACGATAAAGCGTGGCAATCCGAACAAGTTCAGAACCACTGATTCCGAGCTTAGAAGCAACACCTTTACGATAAGTCTCAACGGTAGCCAATGACAGATTGAGCTCTACTGCTATTTCCTTATTAAGGAGGCCTCGGCCGAGGGCCTCGATGACACGCTGCTCCCTGGGGCTCAAGGTAGTGATCGCCCTAAGATGCTGCTCGCATCCCGGCAAAGGCAAATAGAGATCATCCGTTCGGTGGCGCCACCATGACTGGAGAACCTCGAGCATGGAGTCCCAAGCCTGTGACTTATTGACAATGCCGATTGTGAAAGGCTGTAGATCCGTTGGCGCCAGAAACTCTTCGGCCAGGGCAGTCACAAAAAGGAGCGCCGCGTTGGGATTAAGCTGAAGCAAGAGGTCCGCAGCGGGGCGGTAGGAATCGCCACCAAGCTGGACATCAATAACAAGAAGATCTGGAGGAGAGGCGCGAATCAGATCGCAGGCAGTATCAACGGTACAGCTAACCCCGAGAACATTAAAGCCAGCGACC encodes:
- the hypE gene encoding hydrogenase expression/formation protein HypE encodes the protein MRELITELVVPKLGHQKNVLHDAALLYTPGPQLAFSTDSYVVRPLFFPGGDIGRLAVYGSVNDLAMAGARPLALSLSLIIEEGLEVDCLARVIDSVGEACRGIGVEVITGDTKVVERGKGDGLFINSTAIGVVEHPLNISPSAIRPGDAVIVSGDLGRHGVAVLSARAELGLRSPIESDLACLLEPVMELLAAGVELHCLRDLTRGGLASASDEIARSGQCTLQLEQQRIPVHPSVNAACEVLGLDPIAMANEGRMLVICPAGQVGLALTVLQRYQPEAARVGTVGKRWADGSSLDVRYPVSLISELGVNCPVVLAEGEQIPRIC
- a CDS encoding HAMP domain-containing sensor histidine kinase; its protein translation is MSAAGLRGTAKNGWGITGVLLGTSVLVHTQVDSRYLSDFALRSPPWAFLVAVAGILVLNHWQESLLLIASMGMQGSFLITQEIDLTQNEWTLLVLRRLVLDAVCIWAAYLRSQLEQKHSEQVKQQGRLQSKLEQSLRASILAHEIRQPLSHVIIECKLLCFRTAQKSDLPTKVRTEIRQIQQSAEEVDQLVGTVTRLLREDKKSFETVDVTSLVENRLKRWKHKEENTKIDIEFKRSMNHQCVHGDKDQLLIAVDNLLKNASDAANKNYRRKRRIQVSVTRKRGNVLLQVADSGKGLPSKRSQELLLESKGDSGMGVGILCVETIALGHSGELILGSSKQLGGAQICLSLPANPCAPSANNDKAWQSEQVQNH
- the hypD gene encoding hydrogenase formation protein HypD translates to MSECVALLEQIRGCCSQRWTVMEVCGGQTHALLRHGLDRLLEDSIELIHGPGCPVCVTDSERIDQAIALVKKPEVTLCSYGDMLRVPGSDGSNLLGCRSEGADVRVIYSPLDVLEIARRETDRQVVFLAVGFETTAPATGLLVQQAHKQRLTNLRLLMAHVRVAPALDQLLGDPACTVQGLLAAGHVCAVMGEAEYVDLAAQHRRPIVMTGFSPEALLRGILCCIKQLEEGRHDLRNAYEAVVDQGGNRDARRLIETVFEPVDRVWRGLGVIGKGGYRLRDPYSALAMEPEELDGQPYGNGQCPSGQVLRGLMRPGECPSFGDACTPAHPLGAPMVSSEGACAAYFRFHH
- a CDS encoding response regulator transcription factor, translated to MDVIVLDDHQMVGQAIAGILSEVAGFNVLGVSCTVDTACDLIRASPPDLLVIDVQLGGDSYRPAADLLLQLNPNAALLFVTALAEEFLAPTDLQPFTIGIVNKSQAWDSMLEVLQSWWRHRTDDLYLPLPGCEQHLRAITTLSPREQRVIEALGRGLLNKEIAVELNLSLATVETYRKGVASKLGISGSELVRIATLYRCWRWGHMD